From Xenopus tropicalis strain Nigerian chromosome 3, UCB_Xtro_10.0, whole genome shotgun sequence, the proteins below share one genomic window:
- the mcrs1 gene encoding microspherule protein 1 — protein MMDSLLASASRSEDEDSSAGNKRSLPQGSGLVPKRRSSSRFIKRKKFDDELVESSLAKSTSRARGPSGGEPGRYSGSEPSSSEKKKQVCKAITTPAPPSPAPSPSIAKRIKKSKQPLQVTKDLGRWKPADDLLLINTVLQTNDLHAVHLGVKFSCRFTLNEIQERWYALLYDPVISKLACQAIRQLHPEVIAAIQSRVLFSKAEEQLLSTVSSASQPTLDTFQDLLNKHPEVFYMSRTAKSLQVHWQLMKQYYLLEDQTVQPLPKGDQVLNFSDAEDMLDDSKLRETRDEVLEHELTVADRRQKREIRQLEQELNRWQVLVDSITGMSSPDFDTQTLAVLRGRMVRYLMRSREITLGRATKDNQIDVDLSLEGPAWKISRKQGVIKLKNNGDFFIANEGRRAIYIDGRPVLPGSKWKLSHNSVVEISGLRFVFLINQDLISLIKAEAAKVIQP, from the exons GTTTATTAAGCGGAAGAAATTTGATGATGAGTTAGTGGAGAGTAGCCTTGCCAAATCAACCAGTCGTGCCCGTGGTCCCAGTGGAGGGGAACCAGGACGGTATTCTGGCAGTGAGCCTTCCTCAAGTGAGAAAAAGAAG CAAGTTTGTAAAGCAATTACAACTCCAGCTCCACCATCTCCTGCACCAAGTCCCAGTATCGCTAAACGCATCAAGAAAAGCAAACAGCCCCTGCAGGTAACCAAGGATCTAGGAAGATGGAAACCTGCTGATGACCTGCTTCTTATTAACACAGTTTTACAG ACAAATGATCTGCATGCTGTACACCTTGGGGTTAAATTCAGTTGTCGCTTCACTCTTAATGAGATTCAAGAACGGTGGTACGCATTGCTGTATGACCCTGTCATTTCTAA gctGGCATGTCAGGCTATCCGGCAACTGCACCCTGAAGTCATTGCAGCCATACAGAGCAGGGTTTTGTTCAGTAAAGCTGAAGAACAGCTATTAAGCACAGTTAGCTCG GCCTCTCAGCCTACACTGGACACATTTCAAGACTTGCTGAACAAGCATCCAGAAGTGTTTTATATGTCACGTACCGCTAAATCTCTTCAAGTCCATTGGCAGCTTATGAAACAATACTACTTACTAGAGGACCAAACAG ttcagccacttcctaaaggggatCAAGTTTTAAATTTTTCTGATGCGGAAGACATGCTAGATGACAGTAAGCTCAG AGAAACCAGAGATGAAGTTCTTGAACATG AGTTGACCGTTGCTGATCGCCGCCAGAAAAGGGAGATCCGCCAGCTAGAGCAAGAACTGAATCGGTGGCAAGTTTTAGTGGACAGCATCACAG GAATGAGTTCCCCTGACTTTGACACACAGACATTGGCTGTACTACGTGGGCGCATGGTGCGCTATCTGATGAGATCTCGAGAG ATCACTCTTGGTAGAGCCACAAAAGACAATCAAATTGATGTGGATTTGTCTCTGGAGGGGCCGGCATGGAAAATTTCAAGAAAACAAG GTGTCATCAAACTAAAAAACAACGGAGACTTCTTCATAGCCAATGAGGGTCGGCGAGCTATTTATATTGATGGAAGACCAGTGCTGCCAGGGAGCAAGTGGAAGCTCAGTCATAACTCTGTTGTAGAG ATATCCGGTCTCCGCTTTGTGTTCCTTATCAATCAGGACCTGATCTCTCTGATCAAAGCTGAAGCTGCAAAAGTCATCCAGCCATGA